The genomic DNA TGGGGCCCAGGCGGTGAGGGGGATCAGCGTGGGGGTCTACCAAAGTAGCCTTCCCCCCGAGATCGCCTACATGCTGGACTACACCGGGGCCAGCTTCGTGCTCGCCGAGGACCAGGAGCAGGTGGACAAGCTCTACGAGATCCGCAGCGAAATCCCCAAGGTCCGCCACGTGATCTACGAGGACCCCAAGGGCATGCGGGGTTACCGGGACCCCTGGCTCCTTTCCTTTGAGGAGGTGTTGGAGCGGGGCCGGGAACACCGGAGGAGGTATCCGGATGCGGTGGAGAAGTTGCTCCTCGAGGCCAGCCCCGAGGAGGTCTGCCACCTTTCCTCCACCTCCGGCACCACGGGAAGGCCCAAGGCGGCTATGCTCCGCCACCGCAACCTCATCCACATGGGGGTGGCCCTGCAGGAGGTGGATCCCCTTTTGCCCACGGACGACTACCTCTCCTTCCTGCCCTTGGCCTGGATCGGGGAGCAGATGATGTCGGTGGCCATGGCCCTCACCGGGGGCTTTGCCGTCAACTTCCCGGAGGCGGTGGAAACCGCCATGCAGGACCTTAAGGAGATCGGCCCCCACGTGATGTTCAGCCCGCCCAGGGTCTGGGAGGCCATCCAGAGCAACATCTGGGTCCGCATGTCGGAGAGCTACGCCTTCAACCGTTTCGTCTACGAGAAACTCCTTAAGATCGGCTACCGGGCGGCGGAGTACCGCATGCGGGGGAAACCCATGCCCCTGGGGCTTCGCCTGGCCTACTGGGTGGCGGACCAGGTGCTCTTTAAGCCCTTAAGGGACCAGTTGGGTTTCTTGCGCCTGAGGCGGGCCTATACCGGGGGTGCCGCCTTGGGCCCCGATGTCTTCCGCTTCTTCCACGCCATCGGGGTTAACCTGAAGCAGATCTACGGCCAGACGGAGATCATCGGCATTGCCTTCGTCCACCGGGATGGGGACGTGCGCCATGACACCGTGGGCCTACCCATCCCCGGAACCGAGCTGCACATCAGCGAGGAGGGGGAGATCCTCTGCCGCTCCGATGCCGTCTGTGCCGGGTACTGGGAACGCCCCGAGGCCACGGAGGAGACCTTCCGGGACGGCTGGCTGCACACGGGGGATGCCGGCTACCTCACCGAGGATGGGCACCTGGTGGTGATTGACCGGCTTTCCGACGTCATGCGCACGGAAAGGGGCACGGTCTTCAGCCCCCAGTTCGTGGAGAACAAGCTGAAGTTCTCCCCCTACATCAAGGAGGCGGTGGTCTTCGGCGACCGCAAGCCCTACCTGGCGGCCTTCATCAACATTGATCCCCAGACGGTGGGCAAGTGGGCGGAGGACCGGGGGCTGGCCTACACCACCTATCTGGACCTTTCCCTAAAGCCGGAGGTGGCGGAGCTCATCCGCCAGGAGGTGGAAAAGGTGAATCGGGAGTTGCCCGAGGACCTCAAAATCCGCCGTTTTGTCCTGCTCTATAAGCTCTTGGACGCCGACGACGAGGAGCTGACCCGCACGGGCAAGGTGCGCCGGGGCCTCATCGCCAAGAGGTACGCCCCCTTGGTGGAGGCCTTGTACTCCCCCCTCGAGGCGGTGGAGGTGGAGGCGGAATACCGCTACCAGGACGGGACCGTCCAGCGGGTGCGGGCCCGGGTGCCGGTTTTGCACCTGCGGGAGGAGGTGGTGGTGTGAGCTTTTTCTTGCAACTTCTCTTTTCCGGGATTGTGCTGGGCTTGGTCTACGCCCTGGCGGCCTTGGGCTTCGTCCTCATCTACAAGGCCAGTCGGGTGGTGAACTTTGCCCAAGGCCAGTTCATCGCCATCGGGGCCTTTCTGGCCTACTGGGCCATGGTGTCCTTGGGGGCTCCTTTCCTGTTGGCCGCCGCCCTGGCCTTAGGCCTCACCGCCCTCCTGGGTTTTGGCGTGGAGCGGGTTTTCCTGAAACGCATGGTGGGCCAGCCCATCATTGCGGTCATCATGGCCACCATCGGCCTGGCCTCCTTGCTGGACGGCCTGATTCACCTCACCCCTTATGGGGCGGGAAACTTTAGCTATCCCAGTTTCCTACCCGCTGGGGGGCTTACCCTTTTAGGGGTTCAGATCTCGTATGCCCAGCTTTTGGCCGTGGGCTTCACCCTGCTCTTTCTCCTGGCCTTTACCTGGTTCTTCCAGCGTTCCACCCTGGGGGTGGCCATGCGCAGCGTGGCCGATGACCAGATGGCGGCCATGAGCCTGGGGGTTTCCGTGGAAAGGGTCTTCGCCCTGGCCTGGGCGGCGGCGGGGCTTACAGCGGCGGCCGCGGGCCTGGTGGTGGGGACCATCTCCGGCCTCAACCTGGACGCCTTGGTGCACATCGGCCTGCGGGTTTTCCCGGTGGTGATCCTGGGGGGGCTGGACTCCATCCCGGGGGCGGTGGTGGCGGGGATTCTGATAGGGGTGTTAGAGAACCTGGCGGCGGGGTTTCTGGACCCCTATGTCCCGGGCGGGGGTACCCGGGACGTCTTCCCCTTCCTGGTGCTCCTTTTGGTCCTTTGGTTTAAGCCCCATGGCCTTTTCGGCACGGAGGAGATCGAGCGCGTATGAGAAACCCTTGGGCCCAGACCGGAAACTACCGCACCTCTTACCGGCAGGACACCAGCATCTTCGCCACCCACCGGGAGCTGGTCTCCTTGCTGCTCTTCCTGGGTTTTCTCCTGGTTCTCCCCCAGTTCCTCTCCCGAACCCAGGTCTTCATCCTGGACCTGATCCTGGTGTACAGCATCGCGGTCTTGGGGCTTAACATCACCACGGGCTATGCCGGTCTCATCAACATCGGCCAGGCGGCCTTCATGGGGGTGGGGGCCTACACGGCGGCGCTTCTGGCCCCCCAGGGGCTTCCCTTTTGGTTGGTGGTTCCCCTAGGGGGTCTGGTGGCGGCCTTCTTCGGCTTCCTGGTGGGGATCCCCAGCCTAAGGGTCAAGCACCTCTACCTGGCCTTGGCCACCCTGGCCTTCCAGGTGGTCTTTGAGTGGGCCGTGGGGCACCTGCCCCTTCTGAAGCAGGGCGGGGCCATGGACATGCCCCGGGCCAGCTTCTTGGGCTACGAGGCCGGTTTCCGCAACCATTTTCACTTCTGGTACTACGTTGCCTTGACCACTTTGGTGGTTTTGGCCTTTTTCTTCCGCAACCTGCTTCGCACCCGCTACGGGAGGGCTTTGGTGGCGGTGCGGGATAACGACCGGGCCGCGGACGCCATGGGCATGGACCCGGGCCGCACCAAGCTCTTCGCCTTTGCCCTGGGGGCCTTTTACGCCGGGGTGGCGGGGGTGCTCTACGCCTACCTGGCCCGGGCCGTGGTCATAGAGGACTACACCTTTGCCGTTTCCATCAAGCTCCTGGCCATGGCCATCGTGGGAGGGTTGGGAACCCTGGTGGGGAGCTTTTTGGGCCCGGCTTTCTTGGAGCTCTTGGATGTCAACATGGAAGCCCTTTCCAACCTGATCAAGGCCCTGGGGTTCAGCGTGGCGGGGGTGGACGTGGCCAGCGCCCTCAGGCCCTTGGCCTTCGGCCTTATCATCGTGCTTTTCCTCATGTTTGAGCCTCGGGGGCTTTACAACTGGTGGCGCCTGGTGCGAAGCTACTTCCGCACCTGGCCCTTTAAATACTAGGCAACCCCCCCTTGTGGGGTTGGCGAATGGGAGGTGAGGCGGATGCGAAAACTCTGGTTCGGTCTTTTAGCGATGGCGGGGCTGGCCTTAGGCCAGCAGCAGGTCACCATCCTGTGGTCGGGGGCCATCACCGGTCCCACCTCGGATGCGGGGGCTCCTTACGCGGCAGGGGTGGAAGATTACTGCAAGTATGCCAATGAAAGAAAGCTCATCCCCGGGGTGGTGCTGAACTGCCTGGTGCGGGACGACCAGTACAACAACGCCAATACCCAGCGCTTCTTTGAGGAGGCTTTGGACCGGTTCAGGATTCCGGTTTTCCTTTCCTACGCCACCGGGGCCAACCTGCAGCTCAAGTCCCTGATCCAAGAGGTGAAGGTGCCCACCATTCCCGCCTCCATGCACGTGGAGCTCATTGACCCCCCCAACAACGAGTACTTCTTCATCCCCACCACCACCTACTCCGAGCAGGTGGTGGCCCTTTTGGAGTACATCGCCAAGCAGAAGAAGGGGGCCAAGGTGGCCCTAGTGGTTCACCCCTCGCCCTTTGGCCGGGCCCCGGTGGCCGATGCCCGCAAGGCGGCGGCCCAGCTTGGCCTGCAGATCGTGGACGTGCAGGAGGTGGGGGCGGGGAACCTGGACAACACCGCCCTCCTCAAGCGCTTTGAGGCGGCAGGGGTGGAGTTCATCGTGCACCAGAATGTGGCCGGGCCGGTGGCCAACATCCTTAAGGATGCCAAGCGCCTGGGGCTGGACAAGAAGATCAAGCAGCTTGGGGCCCACTACACGGGCGGCCCTGACCTCATCAACCTGGCGGGGGATGCGGCGGAAGGGTTCTTGTGGGTCACCAGCTTCTACATGTTCCACGAAGATGCCCCGGGTATCCGCCTGCAGAAGGAGTTGGGAGAGAAATACAAGCGTCCTCAAGCCATAGTGGAGAGCGTGAACTACACCAACGGTATGCTGGCCACGGCCATCGCGGTAGAGGCCATGCGCCGGGCCCAGGAAAGGTTCAAGCGCATCACCGGGGATACCGTCTACCAGGCCCTCATAGGCATGAACGGCCCCAACGCCTTTAAGCCGAGCTTTGCCGTTTCCACCAAGCAGGGCATTGAGATTGACTTCACCAAGACGGAGCGCACCGGGGCGGAGGGCTTGAGGATCCTCGAGGCCAAGGGCGGCCGCTTTGTCCCCATCACCGAGCCCTTCACCTCGGCCCTCTTCCGCAAGGTGCACTACGGCAAGTAGTCCGGTAGGCCCGGGGGGCAACCCCCGGGCATTCCTTTCGCCATGAGCCTGAACCCCACACGCCCCGAAGACTTAGGCCCCATCCTCCTTTTGGTCAACAACATCGAGGTGGTCTACCACGACATCATCCAGGTGCTCCGCGGTGTCTCCCTAAAGGTGCCCGAAGGGCGCATCACCGCCCTCTTAGGCCCCAACGGGGCGGGGAAGACCACCACCTTGAGGGCCATCTCCGGCCTCCTCATCCCCGAGGATGGGGAGGTGGTGAGGGGGGAGATCCTCTACCAGGGGAAGCCCATCCATAACCGCCCCCCCGAGGAGATCGTGCGGATGGGGATCGTGCAGGTGCTGGAGGGCCGCCGGGTCTTTAAGCACCTCACGGTGGAGGAAAACCTCTGGGTGGGCACCCTGACCCGAAGGGCCGTGCGCCTAAAGGAGGAACTGGAGCGCATCTACCACTACTTCCCCCGCCTGGCGGACCTCCGCAACCGCTTGGCTGGGTACTGCTCAGGGGGGGAGCAGCAGATGATCGCCATCGGTAGGGCGCTCCTGGCCAGACCGCGCCTCCTCCTCCTGGACGAGCCTTCCTTGGGCCTGGCTCCCCTTTTGGTGCGGGAGATCTTTGACATCGTGGCCCGGGTGAATGCGGAGGAAGGGGTCACGGTCTTGGTGGTGGAGCAGAACGCCCGGGTGGCCCTTTCCATCGCCCACTACGGCTACATCATGGAAACGGGCCGGATCGTGCTGGAAGGGGACCGGGAATACTTGCTGGAAAACCCCGACGTGCAGGAGTTCTACCTGGGGGTGGCCAAGGGGGGTGGGCGGAAAAGCTTCAAGGAGGTGAAGGCCTACAAGAGGCGGAAGCGGTTCATGTAGCTGGGTTAGCAGCATCAGCATGACCCCTTGACAGGAAAAGGCTCCAGGGCCAGGGTCGGCGGGTCCTTAGGGCAGGCAGGGCGTCAAGCCGCTATCATGGGATAAGTGGTGCGTTTCCGTGCGGATGGGATACGCCTGGACCAGGCGGTGGCCGAGGCCTGTGGGGTGAGCCGCAGCCGGGCCCAGGAGTGGATCGCCCAGGGCCGGGTCCAGGTGGGGGAGAAGGTGGTGGCGAAGGCCTCCTACCGCCTTAAGGGGGAGGAGGTCCAGGTGTTCCCCGAGGAGGAAAAGCCCTTCGTGCTTCCGGAGGACCTTCCCCTCCCCGTGCTCTATGAGGACGAGGACCTCCTGGTCCTCAACAAGCCCGCAGGTCTTCTCACCCACCCGGCCCCTGGGGTTTACACGGGCACCGTGGTGAACGCCCTTTTGGCCCGGCATTTCCCCCTCGAGGAGGCCGAGGCATCCCGCCCCGAGCTGGTTCGCCCGGGCATTGTCCACCGCTTGGACAAGGACACCAGCGGGGTCTTGGTGGTGGCTAAGCACCCAGGGGCCCACGAGGCCCTGGCCAAGGCTTTCCGCGATCGGTTGGTGATGAAGCGCTACCTGGCCATCACCGAAGGGCATCCCCCGGAAGGGACCCTCATCGCCCCCATCGGCCGCCATCCCGTGGAGCGGTACAAGATGCATGTCGGGGGGATTGCGCCTCGGTATGCGGAGACCGAGTTCCGCATCCTGGCCACGGCGGGGGCTTTGGCCCTGGTGGAGGCCCGGCCCCACACGGGGCGCACCCACCAGATCCGCGTCCACCTGAAGCATTTGAAGGCCCCTATCCTGGGGGATGCGGTCTACGGGCGGGTAAGCCTCCACATCCCGCGCCAGGCCCTCCACGCCTATGAGCTCCGCTTCCCCCACCCTCGCACCGGCCGCATCCTGGAGTTCCAGGCCCCGGTGCCCGCCGATATGGTCCAGGCCTGGGAGGGGGTGGGGGGGAGGTGGCCGGAAGAAGTTTTGCAGGCATTATACTGAAGCCAAAAGAGACCACCTGTGTTGTGACGGGGATGAAGGTATGCCTAAAGGAGTAAGCGAAATAGAAGTTTCCGAGCCGGGTAATGAAAGGAAACCGGCGGTTTTACAAGAGCCGTTGGAACATAGCCCGGCTTTTCTCGGCTACCATCGCCTCTTTATAGGCGATGCGCGACAGGTGCTTCGCTCCTTTCCCGATGCCTCAGTGCACTTGGTCCTGACTTCTCCTCCTTACTGGACCTTGAAACGTTACGAGGATATTCCGGGTCAGCTCGGACACGTGGAGGATTACGAGGCCTTCTTGGACCAGTTAGATGGCGTTTGGAGGGAGATCTTCCGGGTTTTGGTGCCCGGTGGGCGGCTGATCATCGTGGTGGGTGATGTGGCCGTTTCCCGGAAGCGCTTTGGCAGACATGTGGTCTTCCCCCTCCACGCGGATATACAGGTGCGTTGCCGTAAGTTAGGCTTTGACAATCTGAACCCTATCCTGTGGCACAAGCGTACGAACGCTACCCTCGAGGCCAATCGCCCCGGGTTTTTCCTAGGTAAGCCCTTTGAACCCGGGGCCATCATCAAGACCGAGGTGGAATACATCCTGATGCAGCGAAAGCCTGGGGGCTACCGCAAACCCACCCCAGAACAGCGGGAAAAGAGCCGCATCCCCAAGGATCTGTTCCACAAATGGTTCCGACAAATATGGGATGATATTCCTGGGTGGAACACTAAAGCCCACCCAGCCCCCTTTCCGCTGGAGCTAGCCGAAAGGCTCGTACGCATGTTTAGTTTTACGGGGGACACGGTTCTGGACCCCTTTGCCGGCACGGGAACGACCCTTCTTGCTGCCGCTCGCCATGGCAGGCGTTCGGTTGGCATAGAGTTGGTGCCGAGATACGCTCAACTTGCCCAAGAACGTTTTGCGCGCGAGGGGGCAGGCCATGCTCTCGCATTGGAGGTGGTGGCGGGTGGAGTTTAGCGCTTTAGCTCGTGATCTTGAGGACGCATTACGAGCTGTGGTTGCGCTACCCTCCACCAGCAGCGGGCGACAGAGCCCAATGGTGGATTACACCTGGAAAAGGTTAAGGGAACGCTTGCCATCCCACCTTTGGCCATTTTTGCAGAAGGAAGCAAGAGTACCGGGTCTAGCGAGAGAGAAAAGGTGGGACTTGGGGTTAATATACCCAGGAGAAGAAGGGGCTCGCAAAAAACCACGGCTATTGATTTCCTTTAAGTCCATTTTAGCTAATCCATCGGGTTCGTGGCCAAATCGGCTGGATGATCTTGTCGGTGAAGTATCTTCTGTGCAGATGCTGTTTCCCGAGGTGGTAATAGGGTACACGGTGATTGTGGATTTTGGTGCCCCTACTAACAGGAGCCGATCCCATAGGCTGGGGCCTTCTGCCTTTGACCAATTTAAAGATGGCCTCAAGGCGCTTTCCAGAAGAGAACCGCCCCTGTGGGCTCAGGGCCTGATAGAAAGGTATTGGTTGGTGGAGGTTGACACTCGGAGGCAACCCGCCTTACAGGATCCTATAAAGGCAGCTAAGGAGGGAGAAGAGTTTTTGGATGCTTTGGTGGATGCTCTCCGCAGCAGGGAGCCTTTGTTATTTTTAGCAAGGTAGCAAGGCTTTTATCAGTCCTCATAAGGGTTTTCAGACCATGGCTTGTGGAAGGGAGTGGGGTTTTAATGGTTTGCTTTAGCTAACGTTGTATAGCAGCAAGTCTTTGACAGCCGCCGCTAAGCGCTTTATTCCCTTGACGATGTTCTCCTGGTTCACCGAGGCGTAGGAAAGCCTTAAGGTATTCTCCCCGCCCCCGTTGGCAAAGAAGGGTCCGCCAGGTACGAAGGCCACGTTTTCTTCTATGGCCCTTTGGAAAAGAACCTCGGCGGATAGGCCTTCGGGCAGGGTCATCCAGACGAACATCCCCCCCTGGGGCCGGGTGTAGGCCACTCCTTTGGGCATCTCCTTCCCCAGGGCCTCCAGCATGGCCTGGGCCTTGGCCCTATAGGTGGCGCGGATCCTTGCCAAGCGCTCGGGGAAGCCCTCCTTCACCAGCTCGTGCACCAGGATCTGGTTGAGGACCGGGGTGTGCAGGTCCACCCCCTGCTTGGCCTGGGTCAGTTTGAGGATGACCTCCGGTTGGGCTAGGACAAAGGCCACCCGAAGGCCCGGGGCCAGCACCTTGGAGAAGCTGCTGAGGTAAATGACCCCGGGGTAGCCCGCCTCCCGGGAAAGCTCAAAGAGGCTAGGCAGGCGGGTTTCTCCGAAGTAAAGCTCCCGGTAGGCGTCGTCCTCCACCAGGATGAGGCCCTTTTCCATGGCCAGTTCCAAAAGGCGCTTGCGGGCTTCCAGGGGCATAAGGCCCCCGGAGGGGTTTTGGAAGGAGGGGATGAGGTAGAGAAAGCGGGGTTCCTCCTGCGCTAGGACCTCGGCCAGAGCCTCCAGGTCCGGGCCTTCCTCGCCTGCGGGTACCGTGAGGAAGCGGGGACCATAGGCCCGGAAGGCCTGGATGGCCCCCATGTAGCTGGGGGCCTCCACCAGCACGGGGCTTCCCTCGTCCAGGAAGACCTTACCCAAGAGGTCCAGGGCCTGCTGGCTTCCCGTGGTGATCAGGACCTCCTCGAGGCTTACCCCAAGCCAGTCCGCCACCCAGGCCCTTAAGGGGGTGTAGCCCTCCGTGGGGCCATACTGCAGGGCCACCTCGCCCTTTTCCCTGAGGATTTCCGCTGCCTTTTCTGCCGCCTCCTCCTTCGGGAAAAGCTCAGGGGCAGGAAGCCCCCCGGCAAAGCTCAGGATGCCGGGGCGCTGGGTGAGTTTGAGAAGCTCGCGGATGGTGGAGGCCTGGATGCGCCTTGCCCGCTCGCCAAAACGGGTATTCCAGTCCAGGGTTTTCACCCACCCATTCTAGCGCTTAGGGCCCTCAGGGAAAGAGCTTTCGGTAGGCCTCGAGGGCGTACCGGTCCGTCATGCCGGCGATGTAGTCGCAGACTGCCCGTTCCAAGCCCCCTTTGGGGATCCGGGCCTGGACCTCTTTGGGCAGGATTTCCGGGTAGCGGGTATAGGTGTGGAAGAGCTGTTCTAGAACTATTTCCGCCTTGCGCCTTTCCCTCAAGACCTCGGGATGGCGGTAGAAGCGCTCCTTGAGAAAGGCCTTTAGCTCCTGGTGGGCCCTCTCGGCCTCCGGGGTGAGGGTGGCCAGGCGCTTGGGGTAACGGCGCACCTCCTCGGCGCTTCTTATCCCGGCCTTTTCCACCTCCTCGTGGGTGGCCTCGATGGTGGCGGTGATGAGGAAGCCCAGAAGCTGGCGCACCAGGATGCGGCGGGAAAGCTCGGTGAGCCTGGAGAGGTCCAGGCCCTCTTCCTGGGCCAGCTCCTGCAGAAAGGGGACCTCGGCAAGCTCCTCGGGGCGGAGGAGGCCGCTACGGAGGCCGTCGTCCAGGTCGTGGGCGGCGTAGGCGATGGCGTCGGAGAGGTCCACCACCTGGGCCTCGAGGGTACCCTTCCCCTCATACTCGGCCTTGAAGCCGGGGTCGTAGGCGGCCTCGTGGGTGGCGATCCCCTCCAGTACCTCGTAGGTGAGGTTAAGGCCCTTAAAACTCGGGTAGCGGACCTCTAGCTCGGTGAGGATTCTAAGGGCTTGGGCGTTGTGCTCAAACCCCCCGTGGGCCTGCATCAGCTCGTTTAGGACCTTTTCCCCCGTGTGGCCAAAGGGGGGGTGGCCCAGATCGTGGGAGAGGGCGATGGCCTCAGTTAGGTCCTCGTTGAGGCCAAGGGCTCGGGCGATGGAGCGAGCTACCTGGACAACCTCCAGGGTATGCGTGAGGCGGGTGCGGTAATAGTCCCCGGCCCAGTTGGGGAAGACCTGGGTCTTGTACTCCAGGCGGCGGAAGGCGGTGGTGTGCAGGATGCGGTCCCGGTCCTTCTGGTAAGGGGTGCGGTAAGGGGACTCAGGCTCCGGATGCGTCCGCCCCCGGGTGTCCCTGGCCTTTTGGGCGTAGGGAGCAAGCTTTTCTGCCTCCAGCTCCAAAAGCCGCGCCCGGGAATAGAGCATGGCTTAAACCCGTTTGAAGAGCAACACCGCGTTCTGCCCGCCGAAGGCGAAGGAGTTGGAAAGGGCGTACGCCACCTTGGCCTCGCGGGGCTCAGGCACGAAGTCCAGGTCCAGCTCGGGGTCCGGGTCCTCGAGGTTGATGGTGGGGGGGATGATCCCGTGGTAGAGGGCCTGCACCGTGGCAATGGCCTCAATCCCTCCCGCGGCCCCCAGGAGGTGGCCGGTCATGCTCTTGGTGCTGGAGACCATGAGCTTTTTGGCGTGCTCCCCGAAAACCTCCTTGATGGCTAGGACCTCTGCCCGGTCCCCCACGGGGGTGGAGGTGCCGTGGGCGTTGATGTAGCCCACCGCCTCGGGGTTTACCTGGGCGTCTTGGAGGGCGCGGCGCATGGCCAAGGCCGCTCCTTTCCCTTCAGGGTGGGGCTCGGTGATGTGGTGGGCGTCGGCGCTCCGGCCAAAGCCTACCACCTCGGCGTAGATCCTGGCCCCTCGCCTTTTGGCGTGCTCGTACTCCTCCAGGACCACCACCCCGGCCCCCTCGCCCATCACAAAACCATCCCGGCTCAAGGTGAAAGGGCGGCTGGCCTTGGGGGGCTCCTCGTTCCGGGTGGAAAGGGCCCGCATCACGGCGAAGGCCCCGATGGCCATGGGGGTGATGGCGGCCTCCGTACCCCCGGCCAGCACGATGTCGGCCTCCCCAAGCTGGATCATGCGGAAGGCGTTGCCGATGGCATCCGAGCCCGTGGCGCAGGCGGTGACCGCGGTGGAGCTCGGTCCCATGAAGCCATAGCGCATGGCGATATGGGCGGAGGCCATGTTGGCGATCATCATGGGGATGAAGAAGGGACTGATTCGGTTGGGCCCCCGCTCCAGGAAGACCTTGCTCTGGGCCTCCCAGGTCTCCATGCCCCCGATACCCGTGCCCACCAGGGTACCCACCCGCTCGGGGTCTAGGGTGCTTGTTTCCAGGCCCGCATCCCTAAGGGCCAGCTCGGCGGCGATCAGGGCGTACTGGACGAAGCGGTCCAGGCGCCTAAGCTCCCTTTTGTCTATGTACTCCTCTGGGTTGACCTCCACCTCAGCGGCGATGCGCACCGGCAAGGTGGAGGCATCAAAGCGGGTGATGGGGCCTACCCCGCTACGGCCTTCCAGCTGGGCTTTATGGTAGGCTTCGGCCCCCACGCCGATGGGGGTGAGGGGGCCGAGGCCGGTGATGACCACGCGTCGCATGGGGGTAGTATACCGAAAGGAGCCAGGGAAAGGAGAAAGGGCGCGTGAATGCGCCCTCCTTGAGGCTTTAATACCCGTGCCCTCTTCCCTAGAGATTTACCGGGGCCCCCACCTTGGCGAAAACCAAGGTGGAGCGGGGTAAAGCCTAGCCCAGCTTGGCCTGGATGAAGGCCACCGCATCCTTAACGGTGCGGATCTTTTCCGCCTCCTCGTCGGAGATCTCCAGGCCAAACTCGTCCTCGAGGCCCATGATGAGCTCCACGGTGTCCAGGCTGTCCGCACCTAGGTCCTCGATGAAGCGGGCTTCCAAGGTGATCTTCTCCGGTTCCACCGAGAGCTTTTCCGCGATAACCGCCTTGACCTTTTCAAAGATTTCCTGCTCCGTCATGAAAACCTCCCTTGGGGATTTTACCACGGGGTCTAGCCCCGGGCCTGGCCCCCTCAATGGGGGGTGAGCCCCCCGTCCACGCACAGGGTCTGGCCGGTGATGTACCCGGCGGCCTCGGAGACCAAGAAGGCCACGGCCTCCGCCACCTCCTCCGGGCGGCCAAAGCGGCCTGCGGGGATGCTCTTCAGGTAGGCCTCTTGGACTTCTTTGGGAAGCTTTCCCGTCATCTCCGTTTCTATGAACCCCGGGGCCACCGCGTTCACCGTGATCCCCCTGGCGGCGTACTCCTTGGCCACCGCCCGGGTGAAGCCGATGAGGCCCGCCTTGGAGGCCACGTAGTTGGCCTGGCCGGGGTTGCCCAGGATGCCCACCACGCTGGTGATGTTCACGATGCGCCCGAAGCGGGCCTTCATCATGAGCTTGATGGCCTCGCGGGTGGTGCGGAAGACCGCGGAGAGGTTGGCCTCGAGGACCGCCTCCCAGTCCTCGTCCTTCATACGGATGAGGAGGGTATCCCGGGTGATGCCGGCGTTGTTCACCAGGGTGTCCAGCCCGCCCAGGATCTCCGCCGCGGCGTGGACCAAACCCGTGGCGGCCTCCGCCTCCAGGAGGTTGGCCCCCAAGACCCCCACCAGGGGGCTACCCAGCCTCCTGGCCTCCTCCGCCACCTCTTCCGCCTTCTCCCGGTTCTGGCCGTAGTGGATCACCAAGGCGTAGCCTTCCTGGGCCAGCCTCAGGGCGATGGCCCGGCCGATGCCCCGGCTGGCCCCTGTCACCAGTGCCTTACGCATCCTCCACCTCCAAGGCCTTTCTTATCCCCTCCGGGTCTCCCACGGAAAGGGCCTGGGCTTCCTTCAGGGTGCGGGCCACCAGGCCCTTGAGCACCTCGCCGCTACCAAACTCCAAAAAGCGCCGGAGGCCCCTCTTTTCCATATCCCTTAGGATCTCCACCCAGCGCACCGGGGCGGTGATCTGCTCCAGGAGAAGCGCACGGATGCGCTCGGGGTCCTCCTCGGGCTTGGCGGTCACGTTGGAGTAAACGGGAAAACGGGGTTTCCTTAGGGCCACCCCTG from Thermus albus includes the following:
- a CDS encoding long-chain fatty acid--CoA ligase, which translates into the protein MKALRSSYEMKRYTLPQLLRLRAEEEGDRVALREKDYGIWNEITYSEYYEQVLLFAHGLLDLGFQPGERLAIIADNIPEWLYAELGAQAVRGISVGVYQSSLPPEIAYMLDYTGASFVLAEDQEQVDKLYEIRSEIPKVRHVIYEDPKGMRGYRDPWLLSFEEVLERGREHRRRYPDAVEKLLLEASPEEVCHLSSTSGTTGRPKAAMLRHRNLIHMGVALQEVDPLLPTDDYLSFLPLAWIGEQMMSVAMALTGGFAVNFPEAVETAMQDLKEIGPHVMFSPPRVWEAIQSNIWVRMSESYAFNRFVYEKLLKIGYRAAEYRMRGKPMPLGLRLAYWVADQVLFKPLRDQLGFLRLRRAYTGGAALGPDVFRFFHAIGVNLKQIYGQTEIIGIAFVHRDGDVRHDTVGLPIPGTELHISEEGEILCRSDAVCAGYWERPEATEETFRDGWLHTGDAGYLTEDGHLVVIDRLSDVMRTERGTVFSPQFVENKLKFSPYIKEAVVFGDRKPYLAAFINIDPQTVGKWAEDRGLAYTTYLDLSLKPEVAELIRQEVEKVNRELPEDLKIRRFVLLYKLLDADDEELTRTGKVRRGLIAKRYAPLVEALYSPLEAVEVEAEYRYQDGTVQRVRARVPVLHLREEVVV
- a CDS encoding branched-chain amino acid ABC transporter permease, encoding MSFFLQLLFSGIVLGLVYALAALGFVLIYKASRVVNFAQGQFIAIGAFLAYWAMVSLGAPFLLAAALALGLTALLGFGVERVFLKRMVGQPIIAVIMATIGLASLLDGLIHLTPYGAGNFSYPSFLPAGGLTLLGVQISYAQLLAVGFTLLFLLAFTWFFQRSTLGVAMRSVADDQMAAMSLGVSVERVFALAWAAAGLTAAAAGLVVGTISGLNLDALVHIGLRVFPVVILGGLDSIPGAVVAGILIGVLENLAAGFLDPYVPGGGTRDVFPFLVLLLVLWFKPHGLFGTEEIERV
- a CDS encoding branched-chain amino acid ABC transporter permease produces the protein MRNPWAQTGNYRTSYRQDTSIFATHRELVSLLLFLGFLLVLPQFLSRTQVFILDLILVYSIAVLGLNITTGYAGLINIGQAAFMGVGAYTAALLAPQGLPFWLVVPLGGLVAAFFGFLVGIPSLRVKHLYLALATLAFQVVFEWAVGHLPLLKQGGAMDMPRASFLGYEAGFRNHFHFWYYVALTTLVVLAFFFRNLLRTRYGRALVAVRDNDRAADAMGMDPGRTKLFAFALGAFYAGVAGVLYAYLARAVVIEDYTFAVSIKLLAMAIVGGLGTLVGSFLGPAFLELLDVNMEALSNLIKALGFSVAGVDVASALRPLAFGLIIVLFLMFEPRGLYNWWRLVRSYFRTWPFKY
- a CDS encoding ABC transporter substrate-binding protein encodes the protein MRKLWFGLLAMAGLALGQQQVTILWSGAITGPTSDAGAPYAAGVEDYCKYANERKLIPGVVLNCLVRDDQYNNANTQRFFEEALDRFRIPVFLSYATGANLQLKSLIQEVKVPTIPASMHVELIDPPNNEYFFIPTTTYSEQVVALLEYIAKQKKGAKVALVVHPSPFGRAPVADARKAAAQLGLQIVDVQEVGAGNLDNTALLKRFEAAGVEFIVHQNVAGPVANILKDAKRLGLDKKIKQLGAHYTGGPDLINLAGDAAEGFLWVTSFYMFHEDAPGIRLQKELGEKYKRPQAIVESVNYTNGMLATAIAVEAMRRAQERFKRITGDTVYQALIGMNGPNAFKPSFAVSTKQGIEIDFTKTERTGAEGLRILEAKGGRFVPITEPFTSALFRKVHYGK
- a CDS encoding ABC transporter ATP-binding protein, with protein sequence MSLNPTRPEDLGPILLLVNNIEVVYHDIIQVLRGVSLKVPEGRITALLGPNGAGKTTTLRAISGLLIPEDGEVVRGEILYQGKPIHNRPPEEIVRMGIVQVLEGRRVFKHLTVEENLWVGTLTRRAVRLKEELERIYHYFPRLADLRNRLAGYCSGGEQQMIAIGRALLARPRLLLLDEPSLGLAPLLVREIFDIVARVNAEEGVTVLVVEQNARVALSIAHYGYIMETGRIVLEGDREYLLENPDVQEFYLGVAKGGGRKSFKEVKAYKRRKRFM